Genomic DNA from Sardina pilchardus chromosome 4, fSarPil1.1, whole genome shotgun sequence:
GATTCCATATTCTCAAATAATTAACCCAGCCCTTTGTCAAGGTAATGACCTACTTTTGACTGCAGTGAGGAGAGAGCTTTGCACAACATCTTAAATGATAAACAGCCGACCCGTGCGAGTggattaaagagaccctatgcaactttttcatagtcataaaatcgcttagaaatcgttgttttgcttgactgaccagtttcatcgaaaacagtcatatttcctcccgcccccagtgtccctatccgctattgcaaccttgcagtttgtgcaggaggcgatcgctccttgtttacatctggaagtctgagacgcgtaaggaacaagaagaacaacgcttgccatttatttatatatatacacagcctatatatgtataaatgtacacacgctaaagctgtggggaaagctctgcagagaaatatgcaagcataaaacgaaaagcgaaatcgctaatcctgcatagtttctttTTAAGCTAGGTCACAAGGTCACATTCTAGCCCCAACCGACACAGAgagttttttgtatttttttcttcttcatatagttttttgatcccgtgagggaaatttgttctctgcatttaacttaatttaaccgaattagtgaacacacacagcacacagtgaggtgaatcacacactaacccagagctgcctgcccaaccagcggtgctcggggagcagtgaggggttaggtgccctgctcaagggcacttcagccgtggactggtcggggatcgaaccagcaaccctccggttccaagctcgaagccctaaccagtaggccatggctgcatttcaaatgaactcttCCGATTGAAAATGTTGCGTCATCTGCTTACATGGGGTGTTCTCTGTTCTGATCAGGCGTTTAGAAGCACGCTAGAGTATTTGATTGGAATAGTCGTTGCTGTTTTGCCTTTGCGGCATCACTTAAAAAGAGACGAGAAACGCGCATGCACAAAGATTCCATCTGCAGCCAGCAACCCGGCTGACCATATTCATGGCTGTTCAGTCACAATAAGAACGTAAAAACACTACCCGtttcattccgattaaaattaCAACCGTAGAGGCAGTTTGATTCCGATTGAGTTGTTCATATGTTTTTTTATTCTAATCAGATTAAAATAGTCCATATAAATGGAGAGGGTGGTTTTAGTAgttgatttcttttttattactAAATATATTGCATCTAAATGGGTCATTCAAATAAATCTATCAATACTATTTTCAGCCATTTTACCCTGTTGTATAGCCTTTTACCTATTTGCCTTTTTACCACTGAGTGATGATTAACCAGAACAGGTACAGAGTTCAACTCATTGAAAGGTGAGCAGACAGTATTTCTATGTCATTTGAGACTCCTCCGTGGCTGCAGTGCAGACATCCATGATGCGGGCTGTCATCGTGCTGCTGATCTCTCTCCTGTGCCTGGGCTCTGCTCAGGGTGGGAAGCTGCTAGTGATGCCAGTAGACGGCAGCCCCTGGAGAGGGATGAAGCCCCTAGTGGAGGAACTAGGGAGGAGGGGTCACCAGGTGGTGGTCGTGATCCCAGAGGTTAGTCTCAGCTTGGGCCCCTCTGAGCACACCACCACCCTGACCTATTCTGTGCCACATTCCAAAGAAAGCTTTGACACGGACGTAGAGGAATACCTGCGCCAATACATGAgcattgatgcctctactgctGTGGCGAGGCTTAGGTACTACTTGGATGAAATCACAACGATGAGTACTTTTGCCATGATAGCCTGTGAAAGCATGCTGTACAACAAGGAGTTGATGCAGACCTTACGGGACTACGAGTTTGATGCCCTCCTCATTGACCCTTCTGAGCCTGTCGGAATCATCGTTGGGGCGTATCTGGACGTTCCAACCGTCTACATGATTGGTCCTTATCCTTGCCCCCTGGAGAAAATGGCCACCAGATGTCCTCACCCTGTTTCATACCTGCCACTacgctacacacactacagcaatcGCATGAGCTTGTGGGAGAGGACCGTCAACCTGCTGAGGTCCGTACTGGAGCCTGCAGCCTGCAGTCGTCTCTACGTTCATGCAGACAAGATGGCGTCTGATTTCCTGCAGAGGGACACATCCATTGTGGAGCTGGCGAGTAACGCAGCACTGTGGCTTGTTCGTTTCGACTTTACCTATGAGTTCCCCATGCCTCTGATGCCAAACATGGTCATGATTGGTGGGATGAAAGCAGGAAAGCCAAAACCCCTACCACAGGTGAGTTGGACTTGGCCTGCTTTATGTTGGTGTGCATGGTACTTGTCAGTGTGGTCTCAGCTCATGATACACATTGTATAGAGAAACATATGGGCATGAGAATTGACACTCCTACTGTCTAGAGTGTGAGACTTACTTTATAATCAGTAACCATACGATGGTGTGTATTGATTTTTTGGTTTGTGCTTTAATCCCCCAAAAAGTTGAGAACCTCTGGGTTAGGGAATCAGAC
This window encodes:
- the LOC134078871 gene encoding UDP-glucuronosyltransferase 1-6-like isoform X1 — its product is MMRAVIVLLISLLCLGSAQGGKLLVMPVDGSPWRGMKPLVEELGRRGHQVVVVIPEVSLSLGPSEHTTTLTYSVPHSKESFDTDVEEYLRQYMSIDASTAVARLRYYLDEITTMSTFAMIACESMLYNKELMQTLRDYEFDALLIDPSEPVGIIVGAYLDVPTVYMIGPYPCPLEKMATRCPHPVSYLPLRYTHYSNRMSLWERTVNLLRSVLEPAACSRLYVHADKMASDFLQRDTSIVELASNAALWLVRFDFTYEFPMPLMPNMVMIGGMKAGKPKPLPQEVEEFVNGSGEHGFVVFTLGSMVSQMPEEKARVFFEAFRQIPQRVLWRYTGPVPENAPKNVKLMKWLPQNDLLGHPKVKAFITHGGSHGIYEGIYSGVPMVTIPLFGDQGDNAQRMVARGVAESLTIADVTTAKVLEALNKVIGDKSYKANMMKLSAVHKDRPIEPLDLAVFWTEFVMRHKGADHLRSTAHELSWVQYHSLDVIALLTTAILTLVLVTIKCCMFCFRKCMGKAKPKENKNKRQ